From a single Okeanomitos corallinicola TIOX110 genomic region:
- a CDS encoding RluA family pseudouridine synthase, producing MTAINLLVQEKTERLDRYLSAEIPDLSRSRVQQLIEQGHVLLNDQICTSKKINLKVGDRISLEIPAVQPLELVAQDIPLDILYEDEQLLILNKPAGLVVHPAPGHADGTLVNALLAHCPNLPGIGGVQRPGIVHRLDKDTTGAIAIAKTDIAYQHLQAQLQAKTARREYLGVVYGAPKTESGTVNLPIGRHPQDRKKMAIVPVEAGGRIAVTHWQVKERLGNYTLIHFQLETGRTHQIRVHSAKIGHPIVGDPVYGSGRSVGVNLPGQALHAWQLKLQHPISGNWVEVTAPPPQALTKLLEVLRRR from the coding sequence GTGACTGCCATTAATCTTTTAGTTCAAGAAAAAACTGAACGTCTGGATCGCTATCTGTCTGCGGAAATACCTGATTTATCTCGTTCTCGTGTTCAACAGTTAATTGAACAAGGTCATGTTTTACTGAATGATCAAATTTGCACATCAAAAAAAATAAATCTGAAAGTTGGCGATCGCATTAGTCTGGAAATTCCTGCTGTCCAACCGTTGGAGTTGGTAGCACAAGATATTCCTCTAGATATTCTCTACGAGGATGAGCAATTACTTATTCTCAATAAACCTGCTGGTTTGGTAGTTCACCCAGCACCTGGTCACGCAGATGGAACTTTAGTTAATGCTTTGTTGGCACATTGCCCTAATTTACCGGGAATTGGTGGTGTACAACGCCCTGGTATTGTTCACAGACTAGATAAAGATACCACTGGTGCGATCGCCATTGCGAAAACAGATATTGCATATCAGCATTTGCAAGCACAACTACAAGCAAAGACAGCCCGCAGAGAATATTTAGGGGTAGTTTATGGCGCGCCAAAAACTGAAAGTGGAACAGTAAATTTACCTATTGGTCGTCATCCCCAAGACCGCAAAAAAATGGCCATAGTTCCTGTAGAAGCAGGAGGGAGAATAGCTGTAACCCATTGGCAAGTGAAAGAAAGACTTGGGAATTACACTTTGATTCATTTTCAACTAGAAACAGGACGCACCCATCAAATTCGTGTCCATAGTGCCAAAATTGGTCACCCCATTGTTGGTGATCCCGTTTATGGTTCTGGTCGTTCTGTCGGGGTGAATTTGCCCGGTCAAGCATTACACGCATGGCAACTCAAGCTGCAACATCCCATTTCCGGTAATTGGGTGGAAGTAACCGCACCCCCACCCCAGGCGTTGACAAAGTTATTAGAAGTCCTTAGGCGTAGATAG
- a CDS encoding phycocyanin subunit beta: MTLDVFSKVVSQADARGEFLSTEQLDALTAVVKEGNKRLDTVNRITSNASAIVTNAARALFEEQPQLIAPGGNAYTNRRMAACLRDMEIILRYVTYAAIAGDASVLDDRCLNGLRETYQALGTPGASVAVGVGKMKEAAINIVNDPNGITKGDCSSLVAELAGYFDRAAAAVA, encoded by the coding sequence ATGACATTAGATGTATTTTCCAAAGTTGTTTCCCAAGCTGACGCTAGAGGCGAATTCTTAAGCACCGAACAACTAGATGCTTTAACCGCAGTTGTTAAAGAAGGTAACAAGCGTTTAGACACAGTTAACCGCATCACAAGCAACGCTTCTGCGATTGTTACTAACGCTGCTCGTGCTTTGTTTGAAGAACAGCCCCAATTGATTGCTCCTGGTGGTAACGCTTACACCAACCGTCGTATGGCTGCTTGTCTACGCGACATGGAAATCATCTTACGCTATGTTACCTATGCTGCAATAGCTGGTGACGCTAGTGTTCTCGATGACCGTTGCTTAAATGGCTTACGTGAAACCTACCAAGCTTTGGGTACTCCTGGTGCTTCCGTAGCTGTTGGTGTTGGCAAAATGAAAGAAGCTGCTATCAATATCGTTAACGATCCTAACGGTATCACTAAAGGTGATTGCAGTTCTTTAGTTGCTGAATTGGCTGGCTACTTTGATCGTGCAGCAGCAGCTGTTGCTTAA